A DNA window from Plasmodium brasilianum strain Bolivian I chromosome 12, whole genome shotgun sequence contains the following coding sequences:
- a CDS encoding transcriptional regulatory protein sir2b: protein MNYALRLSKNENKGPLGEKEYFEDDEEEKRKVKELLEKIKTSEYIVVHSGAGISTSSGLQDFRGPTGIWTNESRNEINYKRRIQNEREKKKGEVKQMEKEEVKQRENEEEKIKTYKTIKGSLQGKYENLNYATIYYSSNNKAEPQFNVIKKEKVENFSEDDKIERCSAISDSSLEHHKRNTNLNMTDHYNTYIDIKNSLKSYSNVEEDCSHNSSANNADKSENGDSSDSALNSKNVDRKDKSYRPYLDPNYSYNDSKDKQSKKRNIYIKKENSSSNSQNSSSLSDNKNVYMHNSSITDEKTNITNHLKSDENYVIFGNRKKQIIDLHLALPTKTHIMIKELMNRNIIKYLITQNIDSLHYRCGTKFSKISEIHGNIFIERCDFCGRRYLRDFVISTISFKPTGSLCFLCSFPPVGICTDVLLDWNNAYEDFFHLNSIKHSQRADFHFCLGSSFYIVPASYYPSKKKFANENSYSCLINYQKSSLSKEVNLSLHSNVNDISDIIINEFSLDPLSVRNALIIVVRCQLMDFDLLCDELITVMNSKKDLESLREVKEEIKDGYNNNTEVDPSSKFSLNNNNNNSNQGKHFDQEGSSLLIDKKETLNNYSGYKKVSHDRDDKYFYGTNGGDVNSNNTDNNKKKINKYNNNNDTDEENYTPYNTISGNDGTVNEQKSSNNTREQLFLIKCSMIKNIKTVSLDSLCKTSVRVVDSNKGIWIIRTNYSCLLEIELWYNSFVLLKLNYNEHSTFIELNTWIVNVAYTHGDDIDDVDYFNNSKNSIRSFSLIKNKYLCHKNAHKFLDGNDCYESKRAQNENKYGELENNKDYNNDYDNRHNSNNNNDNNNNDMSENYSCCENCNKPRLEHFQISEILNEHVHVGYNPINIQPKSKVELLAILSNSNKMYNYNSYMPFELPNSIKLLYNLFCLINKSNKEKTNYTREKREIDKMEVFIKSLSLSKSINIYTSNFINLFIQKQKLSYQGHYTFRERKKRKLNDFSLCSSSDENKEEKFFIFYDLYMNEYKDLYKIKINKDLIKNNSFNYRLKNSYSEESNIIRHKQDLIMQEEINKLCKINQCSYINEMNITKDKDFIQNIEESSYSDKSSTENETIYNSYGNFRNVYNCYSNAIATEWNDNKLSSENYMQKNNNYYSSSNNNSMPYDGKAINSDILQNNYIGQNSCADHCKLANDNISYKGTVNNPLEKSYISTENKCEDSDCSYSHFLFCPTILISNKHKLGELVSKIPKYIKPQKIYTPYRKLIRDKKHSNTLQKCRNEIWHETYNDLINNINKEHIIDSTLYKEICYFPLWLLNYINDLFECL from the coding sequence ATGAATTATGCATTGCGCTTGtctaaaaatgaaaacaaaggTCCACTAGgtgaaaaagaatattttgaagatgacgaagaagaaaaacgcaaagtaaaagaattgttagaaaaaataaaaacaagtgAATACATTGTTGTGCATTCAGGTGCTGGTATATCTACCAGTTCTGGGCTACAGGATTTTAGAGGTCCAACAGGGATATGGACAAATGAGTCCCGTAACGAAATAAACTACAAAAGAAGAATACAAAACGaaagggaaaagaaaaagggtGAGGTAAAGCAAATGGAAAAGGAAGAGGTAAAGCAAAGGGAAAAcgaagaggaaaaaataaagacatACAAGACGATAAAAGGATCATTGCAgggaaaatatgaaaatttaaattatgccacaatatattattcctCAAATAATAAAGCAGAACCCCAatttaatgttattaaaaaagaaaaagttgaAAATTTTAGTGAAGACGATAAAATTGAAAGATGCTCAGCCATATCTGACTCTTCTCTTGAACAtcataaaagaaatacaaaTCTAAATATGACCGACCACTACAATACCTATatagatattaaaaattcgTTAAAGAGTTACAGTAATGTGGAAGAGGACTGTTCACATAATAGCTCAGCTAATAATGCAGACAAGAGTGAAAATGGAGATAGCAGTGACAGCGCACTGAACAGTAAAAACGTGGACAGAAAAGATAAATCATATAGACCCTATTTAGATccaaattattcatataatgaTAGCAAAGATAAACAATCAAAGAaaagaaacatatatattaagaagGAAAATTCAAGCAGTAATTCTCAGAATAGCAGTTCATTAtcagataataaaaatgtatatatgcataattcATCCATTACtgatgaaaaaacaaatataactAACCATTTAAAGTCAGatgaaaattatgtaatatttggaaataggaaaaaacaaattatagaTCTTCATTTAGCTTTACCGACAAAAACACATATCAtgataaaagaattaatgaatagaaatattataaaatacttaATTACGCAAAATATAGATTCCTTGCATTATAGATGTGGAACAAAATTTTCGAAAATTTCAGAAATACAtggaaatattttcatagAAAGATGTGATTTTTGTGGTAGAAGATATTTAAGAGATTTTGTTATATCTACAATTAGTTTTAAGCCTACAGGttctttatgttttttatgttcatttCCACCAGTAGGAATTTGTACGGACGTCTTATTAGACTGGAATAATGCGTATGAggatttttttcatttaaattcaATCAAACATTCGCAAAGGGCtgattttcatttttgtttggGTTCcagtttttatattgtacCAGCAAGCTATTATCCTTCCAAAAAGAAATTTGCTAATGAAAATTCATATAGCTGTTTGATTAACTATCAAAAATCGTCTTTATCAAAAGAAGTTAATTTAAGTTTACATTCAAATGTCAATGATATTTcagatattattattaatgaatTTTCTCTTGATCCATTGTCTGTTAGAAATGCTTTGATTATTGTAGTTAGATGCCAACTAATGGATTTTGATTTACTATGTGATGAACTAATCACAGTTATGAACTCGAAAAAAGACCTAGAGTCTTTACGGGAAGTTAAAGAGGAAATAAAAGATGGTTATAACAATAACACAGAAGTGGATCCATCGtctaaattttcattaaataacaataataacaattcAAATCAAGGAAAACATTTTGACCAAGAAGGAAGTAGTTTATTAATTGATAAAAAGGAAACTCTCAATAATTATAGTGGTTATAAGAAAGTTTCTCACGATAGAGATGACAAGTATTTTTATGGTACTAATGGAGGAGATGTTAACAGTAACAATActgataataacaaaaaaaaaataaataaatataataataataatgatacgGACGAAGAGAATTACACACCTTACAATACCATAAGTGGTAACGATGGAACCGTAAATGAACAAAAGTCCTCAAACAACACCCGGGaacaactttttttaataaaatgttcaatgattaaaaatattaaaacagtCTCCTTGGACAGTTTATGTAAAACTTCAGTAAGAGTAGTAGACAGCAATAAAGGCATATGGATAATAAGAACGAATTATTCGTGCCTATTAGAAATAGAGTTATGGTAtaattcttttgttttattaaaattaaattacaaTGAACATAGTACTTTTATTGAACTAAATACATGGATTGTTAATGTGGCCTACACTCATGGTGATGATATTGATGACGTTGATTATTTCAATAATAGCAAAAATAGTATTAGAAGTTTTAGTttgattaaaaataaatatttatgccATAAGAACGCGCACAAGTTCCTTGACGGAAATGACTGTTATGAAAGCAAAAGAGcgcaaaatgaaaataagtaTGGGgaattagaaaataataaggattataataatgactACGATAATAGgcataatagtaataataataatgacaaCAATAATAACGATATGAGTGAAAATTATTCGTGCTGTGAGAATTGTAACAAACCTCGTTTGGAACATTTTCAAATTTCcgaaatattaaatgaacaTGTTCATGTGGGCTATAACCCAATTAACATCCAACCAAAATCAAAAGTTGAACTGTTAGCAATATTAAGTAATTctaataaaatgtacaatTATAATAGTTACATGCCCTTTGAGTTACCAAATTCGATTAAactgttatataatttattttgtttaataaataagtcaaataaagaaaaaacgaaCTATACACGAGAGAAGAGAGAGATTGATAAAATGGAAGTTTTTATAAAGAGCCTTTCCCTTTcaaaaagtattaatatatatacaagtaattttataaatttatttattcaaaagCAAAAGCTTTCTTATCAAGGTCATTATACATTTagagagagaaaaaaaagaaaattaaatgacTTCAGCTTGTGCTCCTCTTCCGATGAAAACAAGgaggaaaaattttttattttttatgatctttatatgaatgaatataaggatttgtataaaataaaaattaacaaagacctaatcaaaaataattcatttaattatcGATTAAAAAATAGCTATTCAGAAgaaagtaatataataagaCACAAACAAGATTTAATAATGCaggaagaaataaataaattatgcaaAATAAATCAGTGTTCTTATATAAACGAAATGAATATAACGAAAGATAAAgattttatacaaaatattgaGGAGTCGAGTTATTCAGATAAATCTTCTACAGAAAATgaaacaatatataatagttaCGGAAATTTTCGTAATGTGTACAACTGTTATAGCAATGCAATAGCTACCGAGTGGAATGATAATAAGCTCAGTTCTGAAAATTATAtgcagaaaaataataattattatagtagtagtaataataatagcatgCCATATGACGGGAAAGCTATAAATTCCGATATACTGCAAAATAATTACATTGGGCAGAACTCTTGTGCCGATCATTGTAAATTGgcaaatgataatatatcttataaAGGAACTGTTAATAATCCTCTggaaaaaagttatattagCACAGAAAATAAATGTGAAGACAGTGATTGTTCCTACTCACATTTCTTATTTTGCCCtacaattttaataagtaATAAACATAAACTTGGAGAATTAGTATCTAAAATACCCAAATATATTAAAcctcaaaaaatatatactccATATAGAAAACTTATAAGGGATAAAAAACATTCGAACACACTGCAGAAATGTAGAAATGAAATATGGCACGAAACATATAATGATCtaataaataacataaacAAAGAGCACATTATTGATTCTACCCTGTACAAGGAAATATGCTATTTTCCTCTTTGGCTTTTGAATTATATTAACGATTTATTCgaatgtttataa
- a CDS encoding E3 SUMO-protein ligase NSE2 — translation MHEEDNSSKKAQRNTEDELPDEDYSPYFTDIWDSLDKYDKEYTPSHEIQKYHNHLQKILYNILFSIKYFQELNIDEKFLKLVNKYVKLKLQGNQSDEKDISRLARFHLKNQKDDDEDELVVDEEVGVFPTKCPISQMPFEDPVTQRFSKNRRACVHTFEKAFILRLMVNKDTIECPIAACKKKVYKNSLHPDYEFLHHSRFKKFRDNITEAKEYYINLRNDEDKSFDFVE, via the exons ATGCATGAAGAAGATAATTCATCTAAGAAG GCACAAAGAAACACTGAAGATGAACTGCCAGATGAGGATTAT AGCCCATATTTTACAGACATTTGGGATAGTTTAGATAAATATGACAAAGAATACACACCTTCTCACgaaattcaaaaatatcaCAATCATTtgcaaaaaatattgtataatatattgttttcaattaaatattttc AAGAACTAAATAttgatgaaaaatttttgaaattagTCAATAagtatgtaaaattaaagttACAAG GAAACCAATCAGATGAAAAGGATATTTCTAGATTAGCAAGA TtccatttaaaaaatcaaaaagaTGACGATGAGGATGAATTAGTAGTGGACGAAGAGGTCGGAGTGTTTCCTACCAAATGCCCAATATCACAAATGCCTTTTGAAGATCCTGTTACACaaag ATTCAGCAAAAATAGGAGAGCCTGCGTGCACACATTTGAAAAGGCGTTTATTCTGCGGCTAAT GGTAAATAAAGACACAATTGAGTGTCCAATTGCag catgCAAAAAGAAAGTTTACAAAAATAGCTTGCATCCAGATTACGAATTTCTTCATCATTCAAG gTTCAAGAAATTTAGGGATAATATAACAGAAGCGaaggaatattatataaatctaAGGAATGATG AGGATAAAAGTTTCGATTTTGTTgaataa